The region TTGGCGGTTTTCGTTAAATACCATTTTCGATTGGACTTAAGTCGCTCTTCAACGGCTTGCCAGTTGGGGACGACCTCCCAGTTGAGATGTTGCCAATAGTCCATTCCGGCCCGACGTAGGGTGGCGTCATCGACCTGAAAGCCGAGCGGCTCGACAAGCCATAGTTTGATGCCTGTTGCGACACACGTGCGACCAATGTTGCCGGTGTTCGGAGGGATCTCGGGCGCAAATAGAACGATATGAAAGACAGGATCGTACATCGAATTTTTCCGGGTAGCTTCGCCAAATCGCTTTTCGGGCAACACGCTTACGGCTAGGATAAGCCGAACCGGTGCATTATAACCGATTTTTGTACGCGACTTACGTCTCGACGCCTAGCCCTATCCCTTTTCCCTGTAAGAGTTTCGCACGATCATGAGTGACGCACGTATCGAGCAGTATACCAAGGCCCTCCAGTTCGCCGAAAAGCAGGTAGCCGCCACGGTTAACCAACATCCGGACTATTTTCCGATCTACACCGAGGGTGGTAAGTGGCGTCATGACAAGGAGTTATGGACGGATTGGTGTGCCGGTTTCTTCGCCGGCATGATGTGGCAATTCTACCTCCGCACCGACGACCCGACCTGGCGAGAGCGTGCAGAACATTACTCAAAACTATTGGAACATCGCCAACACGATCGCGATGTTCACGACCTTGGGTTTATCTTCCTAAGCACCTATTTGCCTTGGTATAAGTTGACTAAGAATAAGCACTTAAACGACGTACTCGTCCAAGCCGGCCAAACGCTGGCGATGCGATTTAAAGAGAACGGACAGTACCTCAGAAGCTTTGTGTCTGATGACTCACTTTTCATCGACATTATGATGAACGTTCCCATCATCTTTTACGCCGCTCTGGAGACGGGCGACGAAGAGCTGATGCGTCGTGCTGTGAACCATTGCCAAACGACCCGCGACACGATCGTACGCGAAAACGGCTCGACGGCCCATGAAGGAATGTTCGACCTGGAGAGCGGTGAATTCCTTAAACAAACTACCCATCAGGGTTTACGCGGCGACAGCAGCTGGGCCCGCGGTTTGGCTTGGTCGCTTTATGGTTACTCGAAGTGCTACGAACTGACGAAGGACCAGCAGTATCTTGACGTGGCGATGAGAAACGCGGACTTCTGGATCGCTAATCTTCCGGAAGATAACGTGCCATTCTGGGACTTCGATGCCGACTTGAGCCAACCGGCACCTTGGGGAGCTCAGAAAGAGACCTCGGCCGGAGCAATCGCCGCATCCGGTCTGCTGGATCTAAGCAAGCAAACTCAAGATCCAGCCAAGGCCGCTCAGTACAAAGAAACTGCCCTGGCGATGTTAGACGTACTGGTTCAGCCTGAATACCTTGCGATCAACGACGAGGGCTGGGAAGGGATCTTAAAGCACGGCGTCTACCACACCGAGAAGGATCTGGGCGTGGACGAGTCGGTAATGTTTGGCGAATACTTCTTCGTCGAAGCCCTAACCAAAGTCGTACTAGACGTTTACCCGATCGACTACGAACTAAACAAGTCGTAGCCAAATCGTGATGTTGTCAAATTCACCGCGGTTGGAGACAATACAGCA is a window of Bremerella sp. TYQ1 DNA encoding:
- a CDS encoding tRNA (cytidine(34)-2'-O)-methyltransferase translates to MYDPVFHIVLFAPEIPPNTGNIGRTCVATGIKLWLVEPLGFQVDDATLRRAGMDYWQHLNWEVVPNWQAVEERLKSNRKWYLTKTAKRSYSTVTFEKGDVMVFGCESKGLPRELVEANEKNAISVPMRTDVRSLNLASTAAVIAYEGVRQLEVRGEYSLPIGESPIG
- a CDS encoding glycoside hydrolase family 88 protein — translated: MSDARIEQYTKALQFAEKQVAATVNQHPDYFPIYTEGGKWRHDKELWTDWCAGFFAGMMWQFYLRTDDPTWRERAEHYSKLLEHRQHDRDVHDLGFIFLSTYLPWYKLTKNKHLNDVLVQAGQTLAMRFKENGQYLRSFVSDDSLFIDIMMNVPIIFYAALETGDEELMRRAVNHCQTTRDTIVRENGSTAHEGMFDLESGEFLKQTTHQGLRGDSSWARGLAWSLYGYSKCYELTKDQQYLDVAMRNADFWIANLPEDNVPFWDFDADLSQPAPWGAQKETSAGAIAASGLLDLSKQTQDPAKAAQYKETALAMLDVLVQPEYLAINDEGWEGILKHGVYHTEKDLGVDESVMFGEYFFVEALTKVVLDVYPIDYELNKS